A region of Candidatus Campbellbacteria bacterium DNA encodes the following proteins:
- the rpsN gene encoding 30S ribosomal protein S14 — MARKSLITRNEKRIKLAKKYEKKRKALKAANDYIGLQKLPKNASPVRIRNRCFITGRSRGYLRAFGISRICFREEARKGNLPGVRKSSW, encoded by the coding sequence ATGGCGAGAAAATCACTTATAACAAGAAACGAAAAAAGAATAAAGTTGGCGAAAAAATACGAGAAAAAGCGCAAAGCATTAAAGGCGGCTAATGATTACATTGGTCTACAAAAACTTCCAAAAAATGCTTCGCCTGTTCGTATTCGTAATCGTTGTTTCATAACCGGCAGGTCGCGGGGTTATCTTCGTGCTTTTGGAATTTCAAGGATATGTTTTCGCGAGGAAGCACGCAAGGGTAATCTCCCAGGAGTAAGAAAATCATCATGGTAG
- the rpsH gene encoding 30S ribosomal protein S8, with amino-acid sequence MVVDKVSDLIISIKNAGMVNKDNVEIQYSKFKHQIAKKLHSCGFLDSVEHKSKPKSRLIIKLRYNKNGQHCIHDVKRISRPSHRVYGGSKKILPIKTGRGVTLLSTPKGILTDREARRENVGGELLFSIW; translated from the coding sequence ATGGTAGTTGATAAAGTTTCAGATTTAATAATCAGCATAAAGAACGCTGGGATGGTGAATAAAGATAATGTTGAGATTCAGTATTCAAAGTTCAAGCATCAGATAGCAAAGAAGTTGCATTCTTGCGGTTTTTTGGATTCTGTTGAGCACAAGTCAAAACCAAAGAGTAGGCTGATTATAAAATTGAGATACAACAAAAACGGACAGCACTGCATACATGATGTAAAAAGAATATCTCGCCCTTCTCATCGCGTGTATGGTGGGTCTAAAAAAATATTGCCTATAAAAACAGGTCGTGGCGTTACGCTTCTCTCTACTCCTAAGGGCATCCTCACAGACAGGGAGGCGAGGCGTGAGAATGTGGGTGGAGAGTTGCTTTTCTCAATCTGGTAA
- a CDS encoding DUF4065 domain-containing protein, producing MDTLSNKASAVDIARLFICKSYEKDQDLNDITNMKLLKFLYFAQAISLVRYDKPLFSETIEAWKHGPAVDSVYEEYKSNGAGVIPNEKCDVDKFNEETIWVVEKTLEIFDKYSARELVDITHKHKPWKDVYEEGKKHIPISNESIKNYYRDVFSIE from the coding sequence ATGGACACACTTTCTAACAAAGCAAGTGCAGTTGATATAGCAAGGTTGTTTATTTGTAAATCTTATGAGAAAGACCAAGATTTAAACGATATAACAAATATGAAACTGCTTAAGTTTCTATACTTTGCTCAGGCTATATCATTAGTAAGATATGACAAACCACTATTTTCTGAAACAATAGAGGCATGGAAGCACGGACCTGCCGTAGACAGTGTTTACGAAGAATACAAAAGTAATGGTGCAGGTGTGATACCAAATGAAAAATGTGATGTTGATAAGTTTAATGAAGAAACTATATGGGTAGTGGAAAAAACTTTAGAAATATTTGATAAATATTCTGCAAGAGAACTTGTTGATATAACACACAAGCACAAGCCATGGAAGGATGTCTATGAAGAAGGAAAGAAACATATTCCAATATCAAATGAGTCTATAAAAAATTATTATAGAGATGTGTTTAGTATAGAGTAG